The Chitinophaga caeni genome segment GTGGAAAATTAGCGAACAGGAGTCCTTTTTCCGGCAGCAGGTGAGTATTGACCCGGCCATCCATCACCCGCACAAGCGGTTGCAGCATTTCGCTGGCCGGATGTTGCTAAAGACCTTGTTCCCTTCATTTCCATTGGAGGAAATCCGCGTGATGGAAAGCCGCAAACCACACCTGGTTTGCAATTCCTTTCATTTCTCAATCTCCCATTGTGGAGATTATGCGGCAGCGATCGTGAGTAAGGAAGCCGCAGTTGGCATAGATATTGAGTTTGCGCAGGAGAAAATCGAGAAGGTCAGCCATAAGTTCCTATCACCTGTAGAGCGATCATTTATTGATCCGGCCCACTCCCTGGCCCACAAAACAGTTTGCTGGAGTGCGAAGGAAGCTATATTTAAGTGGTACGGGCTAGGTAAGTTAGATTTTAAAGAAGACATGCCCCTCGAACCGTTTCCATTTGGCGTAGTCGGTAGTATTTATTGTAATTTTATGAAATCTGCTACCCCATCGCGTTTAAATT includes the following:
- a CDS encoding 4'-phosphopantetheinyl transferase family protein; this encodes MPLIRTIQINEATKLGVWKISEQESFFRQQVSIDPAIHHPHKRLQHFAGRMLLKTLFPSFPLEEIRVMESRKPHLVCNSFHFSISHCGDYAAAIVSKEAAVGIDIEFAQEKIEKVSHKFLSPVERSFIDPAHSLAHKTVCWSAKEAIFKWYGLGKLDFKEDMPLEPFPFGVVGSIYCNFMKSATPSRLNLQYIYENDLSLAWVIS